The following proteins are encoded in a genomic region of Deinococcota bacterium:
- a CDS encoding ABC transporter ATP-binding protein yields the protein MPRDEQVREVLLPDGRQLRREQTMRGVTVRLEGLVKHFGKVQALKSLDLTLEGGELVAFLGPSGCGKTTTLLLLAGIYQPTAGRIYFADKRIDSLHPRDRDIGMVFQSYALYPHLTLFENIAFPLRLKRKPKDEVQTKVEQNAKLLGIDEQLQRRPSQVSGGQQQRAALARALVKEPQLLLLDEPLSNLDALIRLQARAEIRRLQQELGVTTILVTHDQSEALAMADRVAVFSVGEVQQFATPDELYRRPATTFVASFVGYPPMNLVKGHFNGAFQIGSVTVPVRPGHPGGEGTLGIRPEDIRLGGTTPGTILLVEPLGKEALLTVEVGGITLKVMVANEAPPTPGETIGLDFPLDRLHLFGSDGKRLSA from the coding sequence GTGCCAAGGGATGAACAGGTGCGGGAGGTTTTGCTACCAGACGGTAGGCAACTTAGGAGAGAGCAAACAATGAGAGGTGTTACGGTACGTCTCGAGGGTCTAGTTAAGCACTTTGGGAAGGTGCAGGCACTGAAGTCGCTTGATCTGACCCTCGAGGGAGGAGAACTCGTCGCCTTCCTTGGCCCATCCGGCTGCGGGAAAACCACGACGCTGCTCCTGCTCGCGGGCATTTACCAGCCGACTGCAGGCAGGATCTACTTTGCCGACAAACGCATTGACTCACTGCACCCGCGTGACCGTGACATAGGCATGGTTTTCCAGTCTTACGCACTCTACCCGCACCTCACCCTGTTCGAGAACATCGCTTTCCCACTACGACTGAAACGCAAGCCTAAAGACGAGGTCCAAACGAAAGTAGAGCAGAACGCGAAGCTGCTCGGCATAGATGAACAGCTCCAGCGGCGCCCCTCGCAGGTTTCGGGGGGTCAGCAGCAGCGAGCTGCCCTAGCCAGGGCCCTTGTTAAGGAACCGCAGTTACTGCTGCTCGACGAACCCCTCTCCAATCTCGACGCCCTCATTCGCCTTCAGGCGCGCGCTGAAATCCGCCGTCTACAACAGGAGCTTGGCGTCACCACCATTCTGGTGACTCACGATCAGTCCGAGGCACTCGCTATGGCCGACCGCGTTGCCGTGTTCTCGGTCGGGGAGGTGCAGCAGTTCGCTACACCAGACGAACTCTACCGGCGCCCAGCCACCACCTTCGTTGCTAGCTTTGTTGGCTATCCCCCCATGAACTTGGTCAAAGGGCACTTCAATGGAGCGTTCCAAATCGGTAGTGTCACTGTACCCGTACGCCCGGGGCACCCCGGAGGAGAAGGTACCCTTGGGATACGGCCAGAGGATATTCGCCTGGGGGGCACTACCCCAGGCACCATCTTGCTCGTTGAGCCTCTCGGGAAAGAGGCACTGCTCACTGTTGAGGTTGGCGGCATAACCCTCAAGGTCATGGTTGCCAACGAGGCGCCTCCGACTCCCGGAGAAACGATCGGCTTGGACTTCCCGCTTGACCGTCTTCACCTGTTCGGCAGCGACGGGAAGCGCCTCAGCGCGTGA
- a CDS encoding carbohydrate ABC transporter permease, which yields MPILPKRWPLIVLLMLVVTLPLLAGLSWLVMTGFFDRVFGLVPQGSFNPRNWRFLWEGSFSGRPSIWVALGNSVLFAVAVATIEVLVASMAAYAISRMRFPLRSVYLGFVLILHAFPAISLIIALFYMLRLLGLFDTLIGVILVKVSLELPLGIWLMKGFFDNLSWDMEMAALVDGASRWTVYWKIALPLVRPGLLALGTFALLSAWGEFILPFTLIVSGRSWTLALYLQSFLGESFTEYGLIAGIGFFYALPVILLFLLGQRYLLNIYSGGAKG from the coding sequence TTGCTTGCTGGTCTCAGCTGGCTGGTGATGACGGGATTCTTTGATAGGGTCTTTGGCTTGGTACCGCAAGGAAGCTTCAATCCGCGAAACTGGCGCTTCCTCTGGGAAGGTTCATTTAGTGGCCGACCATCGATTTGGGTGGCGCTAGGCAACTCGGTACTTTTCGCGGTGGCCGTGGCCACTATAGAGGTCCTGGTGGCTTCAATGGCAGCTTACGCTATCTCTCGCATGCGTTTTCCGCTTCGTAGCGTATACCTGGGCTTCGTCTTGATTCTTCATGCTTTTCCCGCTATTAGTTTAATTATCGCACTTTTTTACATGCTTCGCCTGCTGGGGCTTTTCGACACCCTGATCGGTGTGATCCTGGTCAAGGTGTCACTCGAGCTTCCCCTTGGCATCTGGCTCATGAAGGGCTTCTTTGACAACCTATCGTGGGATATGGAGATGGCCGCTCTTGTTGATGGCGCCTCCCGTTGGACGGTGTACTGGAAGATTGCCCTACCACTGGTACGACCTGGCCTCCTGGCGCTCGGCACCTTCGCCTTGCTTTCCGCTTGGGGTGAGTTCATCCTCCCTTTCACCTTGATCGTGTCTGGCCGGAGCTGGACCCTCGCACTTTACCTGCAAAGCTTTTTGGGGGAGTCCTTTACTGAATACGGCCTTATTGCTGGGATTGGCTTTTTCTACGCTCTACCAGTGATCCTCCTCTTCCTGCTGGGCCAGCGTTACCTTCTCAACATATACTCGGGGGGTGCCAAGGGATGA